From a single Victivallis lenta genomic region:
- a CDS encoding TMEM43 family protein, with amino-acid sequence MKGYTQSKIDEAEKKVQILEELEKNCISIPSSQPVDPQNDGRVIYVSGLITTDERLHDETFDLKGIHAVKFGRIVEMYQWRAYNAGTKESPDLKYRKVWSSDARPSSGDHLNPPFKISNKHLEAKNVMIGKLPISSELLSLAPVTPYEFATRYQNPMIAERIFLKGEEPENPEIGDHRVSFYILRSHVGVSAIARQENGILSGNSLSAECDLEPSITHTMCRKDMWKNLQKKYEVSKSLPKETKEYINFNHIIILKFS; translated from the coding sequence ATGAAAGGTTATACACAATCAAAAATTGATGAGGCAGAAAAGAAAGTTCAAATTCTCGAAGAACTGGAAAAAAACTGCATTTCAATACCGTCCTCCCAACCTGTAGATCCACAAAATGACGGGAGGGTGATTTATGTTTCCGGTCTTATCACTACTGACGAACGGCTGCATGATGAAACATTTGACTTGAAGGGCATTCATGCCGTAAAATTCGGGCGCATTGTAGAAATGTATCAATGGAGGGCATATAACGCAGGAACAAAGGAGTCGCCAGACCTAAAATACAGAAAAGTATGGAGCTCTGACGCAAGACCATCTTCCGGTGATCACTTGAACCCTCCGTTTAAAATTTCCAATAAACACCTTGAGGCAAAGAATGTAATGATCGGCAAACTGCCGATATCTAGCGAATTGCTTTCTCTGGCTCCCGTTACGCCTTATGAATTTGCGACCCGTTATCAAAATCCCATGATTGCGGAAAGAATTTTCCTGAAAGGAGAGGAGCCGGAAAATCCGGAAATTGGTGATCACAGAGTCAGCTTTTACATATTAAGATCACATGTCGGAGTAAGTGCAATCGCCCGTCAGGAAAATGGCATTCTTTCCGGCAACTCTCTTTCTGCCGAGTGTGACTTAGAACCAAGTATCACGCATACCATGTGCCGAAAAGACATGTGGAAAAATTTGCAGAAAAAATATGAAGTTAGTAAATCATTACCAAAAGAAACAAAAGAATATATTAATTTTAATCATATAATTATACTAAAGTTTTCCTGA
- a CDS encoding serine/threonine protein kinase, producing MLNTDVQFHNLTLVRRCGSGAYGEVWLCRDITGKILALKLIQKTKQNAELKSVVALRLTLPEHPNVLSIHHVAMDEDFLWYTMDAADNLSTEDSYIPDTLENRIRQHRQLDITVIMRELIAGLAALHAVGMVHRDIKPANILFIHGRAVLGDVGMVTADTSSMSLAGTLGFIPPEIRDGTSSPGTVGKAGDVYALGMVLYCMITGNAPEEFPALPTNLPHTPQIRRLNHLACRACERSASTRLTSLDAFSRELDSIIAREQTPITLRERLVAHKRTTAKLLLWMAAAIVLIVSGVIFGPRFRGTTSAPAVSATVEQPSVPSTPVPAATVTTTLPEAEYEVVFVPDFAQVPETEEEPSLLPPPKPVIVKKGEKPRPEKIERHYETWRLPAVTKNTNPLTARILSLRKLASELTCTPEERKRLEKREQLDAFEKFDSVASFYYMAFAMNDLLRKKEEMIGDSGIRFEPQPSLRKVESAALKRLKADLLVFDDSDKLFQDYILIAKLPPMPKRTEEEWKKFLLSPEGYALYPHSWLQVNICNREIECRICENANVMQWDFFLEREQETYWLSFVAKQERFFGERAETFKKLVVAL from the coding sequence TTGTTGAACACAGATGTACAGTTTCATAATTTGACCCTCGTCCGGCGTTGCGGCAGCGGCGCGTATGGCGAGGTCTGGCTATGCCGGGATATTACCGGTAAGATTCTGGCGTTGAAGCTGATTCAGAAGACGAAGCAGAATGCTGAACTCAAAAGTGTGGTGGCATTGCGTCTGACGCTGCCGGAGCACCCGAATGTGCTTTCCATTCACCATGTAGCCATGGATGAAGATTTCCTCTGGTACACCATGGATGCCGCCGACAACCTTTCAACGGAAGATTCGTACATCCCCGACACCTTGGAGAACCGTATCCGTCAACACCGGCAACTGGACATCACCGTTATCATGCGTGAACTGATTGCCGGTCTTGCCGCGCTTCATGCCGTCGGTATGGTTCACCGCGACATCAAACCGGCCAATATTTTATTTATCCACGGTCGCGCCGTTCTCGGTGATGTCGGAATGGTCACTGCCGATACATCGAGCATGTCGCTGGCCGGAACGCTGGGATTTATTCCTCCGGAAATTCGTGACGGCACGAGTTCGCCCGGCACTGTCGGCAAGGCGGGCGACGTCTACGCTCTCGGCATGGTTCTGTATTGCATGATTACCGGCAATGCACCGGAGGAATTTCCGGCTCTCCCGACGAACCTGCCGCACACTCCGCAAATCCGGCGGCTGAACCATCTGGCCTGCCGTGCGTGTGAGCGCAGTGCATCAACGCGGCTGACCAGTCTTGATGCCTTCTCCCGAGAGCTGGACAGCATCATTGCACGGGAGCAAACGCCGATAACTCTGCGTGAACGGCTTGTTGCACATAAACGCACGACTGCAAAATTGTTATTGTGGATGGCGGCGGCAATCGTGCTTATTGTCAGTGGAGTAATATTTGGGCCGCGTTTCAGGGGCACAACATCAGCGCCGGCTGTTTCGGCAACTGTGGAACAGCCGTCCGTACCGTCAACACCGGTTCCTGCCGCAACCGTGACAACAACATTGCCGGAAGCTGAATATGAGGTCGTTTTTGTTCCTGATTTTGCACAAGTACCGGAAACGGAAGAAGAACCGTCACTCCTGCCGCCACCGAAACCAGTCATAGTGAAAAAAGGGGAGAAGCCAAGGCCGGAAAAGATAGAGCGGCATTACGAAACATGGCGGTTACCGGCAGTAACGAAAAATACGAATCCATTAACAGCCCGGATTCTGTCTCTGCGAAAATTGGCGTCTGAGTTGACCTGCACCCCGGAAGAGCGTAAGCGATTGGAGAAGCGTGAACAACTGGACGCTTTCGAGAAATTCGACTCAGTTGCATCGTTCTATTATATGGCCTTTGCTATGAATGATCTACTTCGCAAAAAGGAAGAGATGATTGGTGACAGTGGCATTCGATTTGAACCACAGCCAAGTCTTCGGAAAGTTGAGTCGGCGGCGTTGAAACGCCTGAAGGCTGATTTACTGGTGTTTGACGACTCCGATAAGCTGTTTCAGGATTATATCCTGATCGCCAAGCTGCCGCCGATGCCGAAACGCACGGAGGAGGAGTGGAAGAAATTCCTGTTGTCGCCGGAAGGATATGCATTGTATCCGCATTCATGGCTGCAGGTAAATATCTGCAATCGTGAAATTGAATGTCGTATCTGTGAAAATGCCAATGTCATGCAATGGGATTTCTTTCTGGAGCGCGAGCAGGAAACATACTGGCTTTCATTTGTCGCCAAACAGGAGCGCTTTTTTGGTGAACGCGCAGAAACATTTAAAAAACTTGTCGTAGCCCTGTAA